Proteins from one Escherichia coli genomic window:
- the yigE gene encoding phosphodiester glycosidase family protein produces MAHRLLIGKGMITLNLKRIFLALTLLPLFAVAADDCALSDPTLTIQAYTVNPQTERVKMYWQKANGEAWETLHALLTDINSQGQVQMAMNGSIYDESYAPLGLYIENGQQKVALNLASGEGNFFIRPGGVFYVAGDKVGIVRLDAFKTSKEIQFAVQSGPMLMENGVINPRIHPNVASRKIRNGVGINKQGNAVFLLSQQVTNFYDFACYAKTKLNVEQLLYLDGTISHMYVKGGAIPWQRYPFVTMISVEQKS; encoded by the coding sequence ATGGCGCATCGGCTACTCATTGGTAAAGGAATGATCACCTTGAATCTCAAACGGATTTTTCTCGCCCTCACCTTACTTCCCTTGTTTGCTGTTGCCGCTGATGATTGCGCACTATCAGATCCGACACTGACCATACAGGCGTATACCGTTAATCCTCAAACAGAGCGGGTGAAAATGTACTGGCAAAAAGCCAATGGCGAAGCGTGGGAAACGTTACATGCGCTGCTGACGGATATTAATAGTCAGGGTCAGGTGCAAATGGCGATGAACGGCAGCATATATGATGAAAGCTATGCGCCGCTCGGTTTGTACATCGAAAACGGTCAGCAGAAGGTGGCGTTAAATCTCGCTTCAGGTGAAGGGAATTTCTTTATCCGTCCTGGCGGTGTGTTTTATGTCGCGGGAGATAAAGTCGGCATCGTTCGTCTGGATGCCTTTAAAACCAGTAAAGAGATTCAGTTCGCGGTGCAGTCAGGGCCAATGTTGATGGAAAACGGCGTCATTAATCCGCGTATTCATCCCAACGTCGCCTCACGCAAAATTCGTAACGGTGTTGGGATTAATAAACAAGGGAACGCCGTGTTTTTGTTGAGCCAGCAGGTGACAAATTTTTATGATTTTGCCTGTTATGCCAAAACGAAACTGAACGTTGAGCAACTGCTTTATCTTGATGGCACGATTTCACATATGTATGTGAAAGGCGGGGCAATCCCGTGGCAACGCTATCCTTTTGTTACCATGATTTCCGTCGAGCAGAAAAGTTAA
- the uvrD gene encoding DNA helicase II has product MDVSYLLDSLNDKQREAVAAPRSNLLVLAGAGSGKTRVLVHRIAWLMSVENCSPYSIMAVTFTNKAAAEMRHRIGQLMGTSQGGMWVGTFHGLAHRLLRAHHMDANLPQDFQILDSEDQLRLLKRLIKAMNLDEKQWPPRQAMWYINSQKDEGLRPHHIQSYGNPVEQTWQKVYQAYQEACDRAGLVDFAELLLRAHELWLNKPHILQHYRERFTNILVDEFQDTNNIQYAWIRLLAGDTGKVMIVGDDDQSIYGWRGAQVENIQRFLNDFPGAETIRLEQNYRSTSNILSAANALIENNNGRLGKKLWTDGADGEPISLYCAFNELDEARFVVNRIKTWQDNGGALAECAILYRSNAQSRVLEEALLQASMPYRIYGGMRFFERQEIKDALSYLRLIANRNDDAAFERVVNTPTRGIGDRTLDVVRQTSRDRQLTLWQACRELLQEKALAGRAASALQRFMELIDALAQETADMPLHVQTDRVIKDSGLRTMYEQEKGEKGQTRIENLEELVTATRQFSYNEEDEDLMPLQAFLSHAALEAGEGQADTWQDAVQLMTLHSAKGLEFPQVFIVGMEEGIFPSQMSLDEGGRLEEERRLAYVGVTRAMQKLTLTYAETRRLYGKEVYHRPSRFIGELPEECVEEVRLRATVSRPVSHQRMGTPMVENDSGYKLGQRVRHAKFGEGTIVNMEGSGEHSRLQVAFQGQGIKWLVAAYARLETV; this is encoded by the coding sequence ATGGACGTTTCTTACCTGCTCGACAGCCTTAATGACAAACAGCGCGAAGCGGTGGCCGCGCCACGCAGCAACCTTCTGGTGCTGGCGGGCGCGGGCAGTGGTAAGACGCGCGTACTGGTGCATCGTATCGCCTGGCTGATGAGCGTGGAAAACTGCTCGCCGTACTCGATTATGGCGGTGACATTTACCAACAAAGCGGCGGCGGAAATGCGCCATCGTATCGGGCAACTGATGGGTACCAGCCAGGGCGGTATGTGGGTCGGCACTTTCCACGGGCTGGCACACCGTCTGCTGCGTGCGCACCATATGGACGCCAACCTGCCGCAGGATTTCCAGATCCTCGACAGCGAAGACCAGCTGCGCCTGCTTAAGCGTCTGATCAAAGCCATGAACCTCGACGAGAAGCAGTGGCCGCCGCGCCAGGCAATGTGGTACATCAACAGCCAGAAAGATGAAGGGCTGCGTCCGCATCATATTCAAAGCTACGGTAATCCGGTGGAGCAGACCTGGCAGAAGGTGTACCAGGCGTATCAGGAAGCGTGCGACCGCGCGGGCCTGGTAGACTTCGCTGAACTACTGCTACGCGCCCACGAACTGTGGCTTAACAAGCCGCATATCCTGCAACACTACCGCGAACGTTTTACCAATATCCTGGTGGACGAATTCCAGGATACCAACAACATTCAGTATGCGTGGATCCGCCTGCTGGCGGGCGATACTGGCAAAGTGATGATCGTTGGCGATGACGACCAGTCAATCTACGGCTGGCGCGGGGCGCAGGTGGAGAATATTCAGCGTTTCCTCAATGATTTCCCCGGTGCCGAAACTATCCGTCTGGAGCAAAACTACCGCTCCACTAGCAATATCCTGAGCGCGGCGAACGCCCTGATTGAAAACAACAACGGGCGTTTGGGTAAAAAGTTGTGGACCGATGGCGCGGACGGTGAGCCGATTTCCCTCTATTGCGCTTTTAACGAACTCGACGAAGCGCGTTTTGTTGTTAACCGCATCAAGACCTGGCAGGACAACGGCGGGGCGCTCGCCGAGTGCGCCATTCTCTATCGTAGCAATGCCCAGTCGCGTGTACTGGAAGAGGCGTTATTACAAGCCAGTATGCCGTACCGTATTTATGGCGGGATGCGCTTCTTCGAACGCCAGGAAATCAAAGATGCGCTCTCGTATCTGCGCCTGATTGCCAACCGTAACGACGACGCGGCCTTTGAGCGCGTGGTGAATACGCCAACGCGGGGTATTGGTGACCGGACGCTGGACGTGGTACGTCAGACATCGCGCGATCGCCAGTTAACACTCTGGCAGGCATGTCGTGAACTGTTGCAGGAAAAAGCCCTCGCCGGACGTGCTGCCAGCGCTTTGCAACGGTTTATGGAACTGATCGACGCCTTAGCGCAAGAAACTGCCGATATGCCGCTGCATGTACAGACTGATCGGGTAATTAAAGACTCCGGACTGCGCACCATGTACGAGCAAGAGAAGGGCGAAAAAGGCCAGACGCGTATCGAAAACTTAGAGGAACTGGTGACGGCAACGCGCCAGTTCAGCTACAACGAAGAAGACGAAGATTTAATGCCGCTGCAGGCGTTCCTCTCCCATGCGGCACTGGAAGCAGGTGAAGGGCAGGCGGATACCTGGCAGGATGCGGTACAGCTGATGACGCTACACTCGGCGAAAGGTCTGGAATTCCCGCAGGTGTTTATTGTCGGTATGGAAGAGGGGATTTTCCCAAGTCAGATGTCGCTGGATGAAGGCGGGCGTCTGGAAGAAGAACGCCGTCTGGCCTACGTTGGCGTAACCCGCGCGATGCAGAAACTGACGCTGACCTACGCGGAAACCCGCCGTCTGTATGGCAAAGAGGTTTACCATCGCCCGTCGCGCTTTATTGGTGAGCTGCCGGAAGAGTGTGTGGAAGAGGTGCGCCTGCGCGCTACGGTAAGCCGTCCTGTCAGCCATCAGCGGATGGGTACGCCGATGGTCGAGAACGACAGCGGTTACAAACTCGGCCAGCGCGTACGGCACGCCAAGTTTGGTGAAGGGACTATCGTCAATATGGAAGGCAGCGGTGAACATAGCCGTTTGCAGGTGGCATTCCAGGGCCAGGGTATTAAGTGGCTGGTGGCGGCTTACGCCCGGCTGGAGACGGTATAA
- the cyaY gene encoding iron donor protein CyaY: MNDSEFHRLADQLWLTIEERLDDWDGDSDIDCEINGGVLTITFENGSKIIINRQEPLHQVWLATKQGGYHFDLKGDEWICDRSGETFWDLLEQAATQQAGETVSFR, encoded by the coding sequence ATGAACGACAGTGAATTTCATCGCCTGGCTGATCAACTCTGGCTGACCATTGAAGAGCGTCTGGATGACTGGGATGGCGACAGCGATATCGACTGCGAAATCAACGGCGGTGTGCTGACCATTACCTTTGAAAATGGCAGCAAAATCATTATCAACCGTCAGGAACCGCTGCACCAGGTGTGGCTGGCAACCAAACAGGGCGGCTACCATTTTGATCTGAAAGGCGATGAATGGATTTGCGACCGTAGCGGCGAAACCTTCTGGGATTTGCTGGAACAGGCGGCAACGCAGCAAGCGGGTGAAACAGTCAGTTTCCGCTAA
- the dapF gene encoding diaminopimelate epimerase has protein sequence MQFSKMHGLGNDFMVVDAVTQNVFFSPELIRRLADRHLGVGFDQLLVVEPPYDPELDFHYRIFNADGSEVAQCGNGARCFARFVRLKGLTNKRDIRVSTANGRMVLTVTDDDLVRVNMGEPNFEPSAVPFRANKAEKTYIMRAAEQTILCGVVSMGNPHCVIQVDDVDTAAVETLGPVLESHERFPERANIGFMQVVKREHIRLRVYERGAGETQACGSGACAAVAVGIQQGLLAEEVRVELPGGRLDIAWKGPGHPLYMTGPAVHVYDGFIHL, from the coding sequence ATGCAGTTCTCGAAAATGCATGGCCTTGGCAACGATTTTATGGTCGTCGACGCGGTAACGCAGAATGTCTTTTTTTCACCGGAGCTGATTCGTCGCCTGGCGGATCGGCACCTGGGGGTAGGGTTTGACCAGCTGCTGGTGGTTGAGCCGCCGTATGATCCTGAACTGGATTTTCACTATCGCATTTTCAATGCTGATGGCAGTGAAGTGGCGCAGTGCGGCAACGGCGCGCGCTGCTTTGCCCGCTTTGTGCGCCTGAAAGGGCTGACCAATAAGCGCGATATCCGCGTCAGCACTGCCAACGGGCGGATGGTTCTGACCGTCACCGATGACGATCTGGTGCGCGTAAATATGGGCGAACCCAACTTCGAACCTTCTGCCGTGCCATTTCGCGCTAACAAAGCGGAAAAGACCTATATTATGCGCGCCGCCGAGCAGACAATCTTATGCGGCGTGGTGTCGATGGGAAATCCGCACTGCGTGATTCAGGTTGATGATGTCGATACTGCAGCGGTAGAAACGCTTGGCCCTGTTCTGGAAAGCCACGAACGTTTTCCGGAGCGCGCTAATATCGGTTTTATGCAAGTGGTTAAGCGCGAGCATATTCGTTTACGCGTTTATGAGCGTGGGGCAGGAGAAACCCAGGCCTGCGGCAGCGGCGCGTGTGCGGCGGTGGCGGTAGGGATTCAGCAAGGTTTGCTGGCCGAAGAAGTACGCGTGGAACTCCCCGGCGGTCGTCTTGATATCGCCTGGAAAGGTCCGGGTCACCCGTTATATATGACTGGCCCGGCGGTACATGTCTACGACGGATTTATTCATCTATGA
- the yigA gene encoding DUF484 domain-containing protein, with product MKQPGEELQETLTELDDRAVVDYLIKNPEFFIRNARAVEAIRVPHPVRGTVSLVEWHMARARHHIHVLEENMALLMEQAIANEGLFYRLLYLQRSLTAASSLDDMLMRFHRWARDLGLAGASLRLFPDRWRLGAPSNHTHLALSRQSFEPLRIQRLGQEQHYLGPLNGPELLVVLPEAKAVGSVAMSMLGSDADLGVVLFTSRDASHYQQGQGTQLLHEIALMLPELLERWIERV from the coding sequence ATGAAGCAACCAGGGGAAGAACTGCAGGAAACACTCACGGAGCTAGATGACCGGGCGGTTGTCGATTATCTGATTAAAAATCCTGAGTTTTTTATCCGCAATGCGCGCGCAGTAGAAGCGATACGTGTGCCGCATCCGGTACGCGGCACCGTTTCATTGGTCGAGTGGCACATGGCCCGCGCACGTCATCATATTCATGTTCTGGAAGAGAACATGGCGCTGTTGATGGAACAGGCTATCGCCAACGAAGGCTTGTTCTATCGCTTACTTTACCTGCAGCGTAGTCTCACCGCCGCCAGCAGTCTCGACGATATGCTGATGCGTTTTCACCGCTGGGCACGCGATCTCGGCCTGGCAGGTGCGAGTCTGCGCCTGTTTCCGGATCGCTGGCGCTTAGGTGCGCCGTCGAACCACACTCATCTCGCATTAAGCCGTCAGTCTTTCGAACCGCTGCGTATTCAGCGTCTGGGGCAGGAACAGCACTATCTTGGGCCGCTTAACGGACCGGAGCTGCTGGTGGTGCTACCGGAAGCGAAAGCGGTGGGATCGGTGGCGATGTCGATGCTGGGAAGCGATGCTGATTTGGGTGTCGTGCTGTTCACCAGCCGCGATGCCAGTCACTATCAACAAGGGCAGGGAACGCAGTTACTTCATGAAATTGCGCTGATGTTGCCGGAGCTTCTGGAGCGTTGGATTGAACGCGTATGA
- the corA gene encoding magnesium/cobalt transporter CorA, with translation MLSAFQLENNRLTRLEVEESQPLVNAVWIDLVEPDDDERLRVQSELGQSLATRPELEDIEASARFFEDDDGLHIHSFFFFEDAEDHAGNSTVAFTIRDGRLFTLRERELPAFRLYRMRARSQSMVDGNAYELLLDLFETKIEQLADEIENIYSDLEQLSRVIMEGHQGDEYDEALSTLAELEDIGWKVRLCLMDTQRALNFLVRKARLPGGQLEQAREILRDIESLLPHNESLFQKVNFLMQAAMGFINIEQNRIIKIFSVVSVVFLPPTLVASSYGMNFEFMPELKWSFGYPGAIIFMILAGLAPYLYFKRKNWL, from the coding sequence ATGCTGAGCGCATTTCAACTGGAAAATAACCGACTGACCCGGCTGGAAGTCGAAGAGTCACAACCCCTTGTAAATGCAGTATGGATTGATCTTGTCGAACCGGACGACGACGAGCGACTGCGCGTACAATCTGAACTTGGCCAGAGCCTGGCAACCCGCCCGGAACTGGAAGACATCGAAGCATCGGCACGTTTCTTTGAAGACGATGACGGCCTGCATATTCACTCCTTCTTCTTCTTTGAAGATGCGGAAGATCACGCCGGTAACTCCACTGTGGCATTTACCATCCGTGATGGTCGTCTGTTTACTCTGCGTGAGCGTGAACTGCCCGCTTTTCGTCTGTATCGTATGCGTGCCCGTAGCCAGTCAATGGTGGACGGTAACGCCTACGAGCTGCTGCTGGATCTGTTCGAAACCAAAATCGAACAGTTGGCAGATGAAATTGAAAATATCTACAGCGACCTGGAGCAGTTGAGCCGGGTAATTATGGAAGGGCATCAGGGCGATGAGTACGACGAAGCACTCTCCACACTGGCGGAGCTGGAAGATATCGGCTGGAAAGTTCGCCTGTGTCTTATGGATACCCAGCGTGCGCTCAATTTCCTGGTGCGTAAAGCGCGTTTACCGGGTGGACAACTGGAACAGGCGCGTGAAATCCTGCGAGATATCGAATCCCTGCTGCCGCATAACGAATCCCTGTTCCAGAAGGTGAACTTCCTGATGCAGGCGGCGATGGGCTTTATCAATATCGAGCAGAACCGCATCATCAAAATCTTCTCGGTGGTATCCGTGGTATTCCTGCCACCGACGCTGGTTGCTTCCAGCTATGGCATGAACTTTGAGTTTATGCCGGAACTGAAGTGGAGTTTCGGCTACCCAGGCGCGATTATCTTTATGATCCTCGCGGGCCTGGCACCGTATCTGTACTTTAAACGGAAGAACTGGTTGTAA
- the cyaA gene encoding class I adenylate cyclase, giving the protein MYLYIETLKQRLDAINQLRVDRALAAMGPAFQQVYSLLPTLLHYHHPLMPGYLDGNVPKGICLYTPDETQRHYLNELELYRGMSVQDPPKGELPITGVYTMGSTSSVGQSCSSDLDIWVCHQSWLDSEERQLLQRKCSLLESWAASLGVEVSFFLIDENRFRHNESGSLGGEDCGSTQHILLLDEFYRTAVRLAGKRILWNMVPCDEEEHYDDYVMTLYAQGVLTPNEWLDLGGLSSLSAEEYFGASLWQLYKSIDSPYKAVLKTLLLEAYSWEYPNPRLLAKDIKQRLHDGEIVSFGLDPYCMMLERVTEYLTAIEDFTRLDLVRRCFYLKVCEKLSRERACVGWRREVLTQLVKEWEWDDARLAMLDNRANWKIDQVREAHNELLDAMMQSYRNLIRFARRNNLSVSASPQDIGVLTRKLYAAFEALPGKVTLVNPQISPDLSEPNLTFIYVPPGRANRSGWYLYNRAPNIESIISHQPLEYNRYLNKLVAWAWFNGLLTSRTRLYIKGNGIVDLPKLQEMVADVSHHFPLRLPAPTPKALYSPCEIRHLAIIVNLEYDPTAAFRNQVVHFDFRKLDVFSFGENQNCLVGSVDLLYRNSWNEVRTLHFNGEQSMIEALKTILGKMHQDAAPPDSVEVFCYSQHLRGLIRTRVQQLVSECIELRLSSTRQETGRFKALRVSGQTWGLFFERLNVSVQKLENAIEFYGAISHNKLHGLSVQVETNHVKLPAVVDGFASEGIIQFFFEETQDENGFNIYILDESNRVEVYHHCEGSKEELVRDVSRFYSSSHDRFTYGSSFINFNLPQFYQIVKVDGREQVIPFRTKSIGNMPPANQDHDTPLLQQYFS; this is encoded by the coding sequence TTGTACCTCTATATTGAGACTCTGAAACAGAGACTGGATGCCATAAATCAATTGCGCGTGGATCGCGCGCTTGCTGCTATGGGGCCTGCATTCCAACAGGTCTACAGTCTACTGCCGACATTGTTGCACTATCACCATCCGCTAATGCCGGGTTACCTTGATGGTAACGTTCCCAAAGGCATTTGCCTTTACACGCCTGATGAAACTCAACGCCACTACCTGAACGAGCTTGAACTGTATCGTGGAATGTCAGTACAGGATCCGCCGAAAGGTGAGCTTCCAATTACTGGTGTATACACCATGGGCAGCACCTCGTCCGTAGGGCAAAGTTGTTCCTCTGACCTGGATATCTGGGTCTGTCATCAATCCTGGCTTGATAGCGAAGAGCGCCAGTTACTACAACGTAAATGCAGCCTGCTGGAAAGCTGGGCCGCCTCGCTGGGCGTGGAAGTTAGCTTCTTCCTGATTGATGAAAATCGCTTCCGTCATAATGAAAGCGGCAGCCTGGGGGGCGAAGATTGTGGCTCCACCCAGCATATACTGCTGCTTGACGAATTTTATCGCACTGCCGTGCGTCTCGCGGGTAAGCGTATTCTGTGGAATATGGTGCCGTGTGACGAAGAAGAGCATTACGACGACTATGTGATGACGCTTTACGCGCAGGGCGTGCTTACTCCTAATGAATGGCTGGATCTCGGCGGCTTAAGCTCACTTTCTGCCGAAGAGTACTTTGGTGCCAGCCTTTGGCAGCTCTATAAGAGTATCGATTCCCCATACAAAGCGGTGCTGAAAACACTGCTGCTGGAAGCCTATTCCTGGGAATACCCGAACCCACGTCTGCTGGCGAAAGATATCAAACAGCGTTTGCACGACGGCGAGATTGTATCGTTTGGTCTCGATCCGTACTGCATGATGCTGGAGCGTGTTACTGAATACCTGACGGCGATTGAAGATTTCACCCGTCTGGATTTAGTGCGTCGCTGCTTCTATTTAAAAGTGTGCGAAAAACTCAGCCGTGAACGCGCCTGTGTAGGCTGGCGTCGTGAAGTGCTAACCCAGTTAGTGAAAGAGTGGGAATGGGACGATGCTCGTCTGGCAATGCTCGATAACCGCGCTAACTGGAAGATTGATCAGGTGCGCGAGGCGCACAACGAACTGCTCGATGCAATGATGCAGAGCTACCGCAATCTGATCCGCTTTGCGCGTCGCAATAACCTTAGCGTCTCTGCCAGTCCGCAGGATATCGGCGTGCTGACGCGTAAACTGTATGCCGCGTTTGAAGCATTGCCAGGTAAAGTGACGCTGGTAAATCCGCAGATTTCACCCGATCTCTCGGAACCGAATCTGACCTTTATTTATGTGCCGCCGGGCCGGGCTAACCGTTCAGGTTGGTATCTGTATAACCGCGCGCCAAATATTGAGTCGATCATCAGCCATCAGCCGCTGGAATATAACCGTTACCTGAATAAACTGGTGGCGTGGGCATGGTTTAACGGCCTGCTGACCTCGCGCACCCGCTTGTATATTAAAGGCAACGGCATTGTCGATTTGCCTAAGTTGCAGGAGATGGTCGCCGATGTGTCGCACCATTTCCCGCTGCGCCTGCCTGCACCGACGCCAAAAGCGCTCTACAGCCCGTGTGAGATTCGCCATCTGGCGATTATCGTTAACCTGGAATATGACCCGACAGCTGCGTTCCGCAATCAGGTGGTGCATTTTGATTTCCGTAAGCTGGATGTCTTCAGCTTTGGCGAGAATCAAAATTGCCTGGTAGGTAGCGTGGACCTGCTGTACCGCAACTCGTGGAACGAAGTGCGTACGCTGCACTTCAACGGCGAGCAGTCGATGATCGAAGCCCTGAAAACTATTCTCGGCAAAATGCATCAGGACGCCGCACCGCCAGATAGCGTGGAAGTCTTCTGCTACAGCCAGCATCTGCGCGGCTTAATCCGTACTCGCGTGCAGCAACTGGTTTCTGAGTGCATTGAACTGCGTCTTTCCAGCACCCGCCAGGAAACCGGGCGCTTCAAGGCGCTGCGCGTTTCTGGTCAAACCTGGGGCTTATTCTTCGAACGCCTGAATGTATCGGTACAGAAACTGGAAAATGCCATCGAGTTTTATGGCGCTATTTCGCATAACAAACTGCACGGCCTGTCAGTGCAGGTTGAAACCAATCACGTCAAATTACCGGCGGTGGTGGACGGCTTTGCCAGCGAAGGGATCATCCAGTTCTTCTTCGAAGAAACGCAAGACGAGAATGGCTTTAATATCTACATTCTCGACGAAAGCAACCGGGTTGAGGTATATCACCACTGCGAAGGCAGCAAAGAGGAACTGGTGCGTGACGTCAGTCGCTTCTACTCGTCTTCGCACGACCGTTTCACCTACGGCTCAAGCTTCATCAACTTCAACCTGCCGCAGTTCTATCAAATTGTGAAGGTTGATGGTCGTGAACAGGTGATTCCGTTCCGCACCAAATCTATCGGCAACATGCCGCCTGCCAATCAGGATCACGACACGCCGCTATTACAGCAGTATTTTTCGTGA
- the lptM gene encoding LPS translocon maturation chaperone LptM, with translation MKNVFKALTVLLTLFSLTGCGLKGPLYFPPADKNAPPPTKPVETQTQSTVPDKNDRATGDGPSQVNY, from the coding sequence ATGAAAAACGTGTTTAAGGCACTCACTGTATTACTTACTCTCTTCAGCCTGACGGGCTGCGGTCTGAAAGGTCCGCTCTATTTCCCGCCTGCAGATAAAAACGCACCGCCACCGACCAAACCGGTAGAGACGCAAACGCAATCCACGGTGCCGGATAAAAACGACCGCGCCACTGGCGATGGTCCATCCCAGGTGAATTACTAA
- the xerC gene encoding tyrosine recombinase XerC has translation MTDLHTDVERYLRYLSVERQLSPITLLNYQRQLEAIINFASENGLQSWQQCDVTMVRNFAVRSRRKGLGAASLALRLSALRSFFDWLVSQNELKANPAKGVSAPKAPRHLPKNIDVDDINRLLDIDINDPLAVRDRAMLEVMYGAGLRLSELVGLDIKHLDLESGEVWVMGKGSKERRLPIGRNAVAWIEHWLDLRDLFGSEDDALFLSKLGKRISARNVQKRFAEWGIKQGLNNHVHPHKLRHSFATHMLESSGDLRGVQELLGHANLSTTQIYTHLDFQHLASVYDAAHPRAKRGK, from the coding sequence ATGACCGATTTACACACCGATGTAGAACGCTACCTACGTTATCTGAGCGTGGAGCGTCAGCTTAGCCCGATAACCCTGCTTAACTACCAGCGCCAACTTGAGGCGATCATCAATTTTGCCAGCGAAAACGGCCTGCAAAGCTGGCAGCAATGTGATGTGACGATGGTGCGTAATTTTGCTGTACGCAGTCGCCGTAAAGGGCTGGGCGCGGCAAGCCTCGCATTACGCCTCTCTGCGCTACGTAGCTTTTTTGACTGGCTGGTCAGCCAGAACGAACTCAAAGCTAACCCGGCGAAAGGTGTTTCGGCACCGAAAGCGCCGCGTCATCTGCCGAAAAATATCGACGTCGATGATATAAATCGGCTGCTGGATATTGATATCAACGATCCCCTCGCCGTGCGCGATCGGGCAATGCTGGAAGTAATGTACGGTGCGGGTCTGCGTCTTTCCGAACTGGTGGGGCTCGATATCAAACACCTCGACCTGGAGTCCGGCGAAGTGTGGGTGATGGGGAAAGGCAGCAAAGAGCGCCGCCTGCCGATTGGTCGTAACGCCGTGGCGTGGATTGAGCACTGGCTTGATTTGCGCGACCTGTTTGGTAGCGAAGACGACGCGCTTTTCCTGTCGAAACTGGGCAAGCGTATCTCCGCGCGTAATGTACAGAAACGCTTTGCCGAATGGGGCATAAAACAAGGGCTGAATAATCACGTTCACCCGCATAAATTACGTCACTCGTTCGCTACGCATATGCTGGAGTCGAGCGGTGATCTTCGTGGTGTACAGGAGCTGCTGGGTCATGCCAACCTTTCTACCACGCAAATCTATACTCATCTTGATTTTCAACACCTTGCCTCGGTGTACGATGCGGCGCATCCACGCGCCAAACGGGGGAAATAA
- the ysgD gene encoding YsgD/CorL family protein — MDTPSRYWLIILSSRINS, encoded by the coding sequence TTGGACACACCCAGTAGATACTGGCTCATTATCCTGTCATCCAGGATCAACTCCTAA
- the yigB gene encoding 5-amino-6-(5-phospho-D-ribitylamino)uracil phosphatase YigB → MRFYRPLGRISALTFDLDDTLYDNRPVILRTEQEALTFVQNYHPALRSFQNEDLQRLRQAVREAEPEIYHDVTRWRFRSIEQAMLDAGLSAEEASAGAHAAMINFAKWRSRIDVPQQTHDTLKQLAKKWPLVAITNGNAQPELFGLGDYFEFVLRAGPHGRSKPFSDMYFLAAEKLNVPISEILHVGDDLTTDVGGAIRSGMQACWIRPENGDLMQTWDSRLLPHLEISRLASLTSLI, encoded by the coding sequence ATGCGTTTTTACCGGCCTTTGGGGCGCATCTCGGCGCTCACCTTTGACCTGGATGATACCCTTTACGATAACCGTCCGGTGATTTTGCGCACTGAGCAGGAGGCGCTTACCTTTGTGCAAAATTACCATCCGGCGCTGCGCAGCTTCCAGAATGAAGATCTGCAACGTCTGCGTCAGGCGGTACGGGAAGCGGAACCCGAGATTTATCATGATGTGACGCGCTGGCGTTTTCGCTCAATAGAACAAGCGATGCTCGACGCCGGGCTGAGCGCAGAAGAAGCCAGTGCAGGCGCACACGCGGCAATGATCAACTTTGCCAAATGGCGTAGCCGGATCGACGTTCCGCAGCAAACGCACGACACCTTAAAACAGCTGGCGAAGAAATGGCCGCTGGTGGCGATCACCAACGGTAACGCCCAGCCGGAGCTGTTTGGTTTGGGGGATTATTTTGAGTTTGTGCTGCGTGCTGGCCCGCACGGGCGCTCAAAACCGTTCAGCGATATGTACTTCCTGGCGGCGGAAAAACTCAACGTGCCGATCAGCGAGATCTTACATGTCGGGGACGATCTCACCACTGACGTGGGTGGGGCAATTCGCAGCGGAATGCAGGCCTGTTGGATCAGACCGGAAAATGGCGATCTGATGCAAACCTGGGACAGCCGTTTACTCCCGCATCTGGAAATTTCCCGGTTGGCATCTCTGACCTCGCTGATATAA